A region from the Pseudomonas sp. KU26590 genome encodes:
- a CDS encoding YdcF family protein → MPFRYFIKNLLLPPGLFLLLLVLAWWLRNRRPVLARVLFVMGVGGMTAMSLPIVVEWSAKGIESIPPLQQSEWATLAQRADAIVILGSGRERNDPSWGTDIPTGVALERMRYAARLSKASGLPILTTGGLHYGEPPSEAAIMADSLRDDFGVTVRWQEGESRTTWENANMSAAILLPQGIKRVVVVTQAWHMPRSVWSFEKAGFSVVPAPVRFLSVDNARPFGGWTPEARAVWQNGQLINEAAGLVGYRLFYR, encoded by the coding sequence ATGCCCTTTCGTTATTTCATCAAAAACCTCCTGCTGCCTCCGGGCCTTTTCCTGCTGTTGTTAGTGCTGGCCTGGTGGTTGAGAAATCGCCGGCCGGTGTTGGCGCGGGTGCTGTTCGTGATGGGCGTTGGCGGGATGACCGCGATGAGTTTGCCGATTGTGGTGGAGTGGTCGGCGAAGGGCATCGAGAGCATCCCGCCGCTGCAGCAGAGCGAGTGGGCAACGCTGGCCCAACGCGCGGACGCGATCGTGATTCTGGGCTCGGGCCGCGAACGCAATGACCCGAGCTGGGGCACTGACATCCCGACGGGCGTTGCCCTGGAACGCATGAGGTACGCCGCACGGCTGTCGAAGGCGTCCGGTTTGCCGATCCTCACCACCGGCGGGCTGCATTACGGCGAGCCGCCGAGCGAGGCGGCGATCATGGCCGACTCCCTGCGCGACGACTTTGGTGTGACCGTCCGGTGGCAGGAAGGTGAAAGCCGCACGACCTGGGAAAACGCCAACATGTCGGCCGCGATCTTATTGCCTCAGGGCATCAAGCGCGTGGTGGTGGTGACCCAGGCATGGCACATGCCGCGTTCGGTGTGGAGTTTCGAGAAGGCCGGATTCAGCGTGGTTCCGGCACCTGTCAGATTCCTGAGCGTGGACAACGCCCGCCCATTCGGTGGCTGGACGCCGGAGGCGAGGGCGGTGTGGCAGAACGGGCAATTGATCAATGAGGCCGCGGGGTTGGTGGGGTATCGGTTGTTTTACCGGTGA
- the lnt gene encoding apolipoprotein N-acyltransferase: MRWITRPGWPGNLLAMVAGALITLALAPFDIWPLAIVALVVFYLGLRDLTPRQALWRGWSYGFGLFGGGTSWIYVSIHTYGEAPVWLAAFLMVLFCAAVAFFFALPAWIWARWIRRNEAPLADALAFAALWFGQEMFRGWFLTGFPWLYSGYSQLDGPLKGLAPLGGMWLISFVLALSAALLCNLPRLRTRAPKLAAGIVLLLAPWVAGMALKHHAWTEPSGKPLTVAAMQGNVEQSMKWDPAALNAQLALYRDMTFTSKKADLIIWPETAVPVLKESVEGYLSVMGKFAAERDSALITGVPLREKGTHGEYRYYNAITVTGEGDGTYLKQKLVPFGEYVPLQDLLRGLISFFNLPMSDFARGPSGQALLQAKGYEIAPFICYEVVYPEFAAGLSAQSDLLLTVSNDTWFGTSIGPLQHLQMAQMRALEAGRWMIRATNNGVSALINPFGEITTTVPQFERAVMYGEVTPMQNLTPYLHWRSWPLIVLSLLLIGWAFFAGRIAKAV, from the coding sequence ATGCGCTGGATCACCCGCCCCGGCTGGCCCGGTAACCTGCTGGCCATGGTGGCCGGCGCGTTGATTACCCTGGCCCTGGCACCCTTCGATATCTGGCCGCTGGCGATTGTCGCGCTGGTGGTTTTCTATCTTGGTCTGCGTGACCTCACACCGCGTCAGGCCCTCTGGCGCGGCTGGTCTTACGGGTTTGGCCTGTTCGGCGGTGGCACCAGCTGGATTTACGTCAGCATCCACACCTACGGCGAGGCGCCGGTCTGGCTGGCGGCTTTCCTGATGGTGCTGTTCTGCGCGGCGGTGGCGTTCTTCTTCGCACTGCCGGCGTGGATCTGGGCCCGCTGGATCCGCCGCAACGAAGCCCCGCTGGCCGATGCACTGGCATTCGCGGCTCTGTGGTTCGGCCAGGAGATGTTTCGCGGCTGGTTCCTCACCGGTTTCCCCTGGCTCTATTCCGGCTACAGCCAATTGGACGGTCCCCTCAAAGGGCTCGCGCCACTGGGCGGCATGTGGCTGATCTCCTTTGTGCTCGCGCTGAGTGCCGCGTTGCTGTGCAATCTGCCCCGTTTGCGCACGCGCGCGCCGAAGTTGGCGGCTGGCATTGTATTGCTGCTGGCGCCTTGGGTTGCCGGGATGGCGCTGAAGCATCACGCCTGGACCGAGCCTTCCGGCAAGCCGCTGACGGTCGCAGCGATGCAGGGCAACGTCGAGCAGAGCATGAAGTGGGACCCGGCGGCGCTCAACGCGCAACTCGCGCTGTACCGCGACATGACCTTCACCTCGAAGAAAGCTGACCTGATCATCTGGCCGGAAACCGCCGTGCCGGTGCTGAAGGAGTCGGTCGAAGGCTATCTGTCGGTGATGGGCAAGTTTGCGGCCGAGCGCGATTCGGCGCTGATCACCGGCGTGCCGCTGCGTGAGAAAGGCACCCACGGGGAATACCGTTACTACAACGCCATTACCGTAACGGGTGAAGGCGATGGCACTTACCTGAAACAGAAGCTGGTGCCGTTTGGTGAGTACGTGCCGTTGCAGGACCTGCTGCGTGGGCTGATTTCGTTCTTCAACCTGCCGATGTCCGATTTCGCCCGCGGGCCGTCCGGGCAAGCGCTGCTGCAAGCGAAGGGTTATGAGATCGCGCCGTTCATTTGTTACGAAGTGGTGTACCCGGAGTTCGCCGCAGGGCTGTCGGCGCAAAGCGATCTGCTGCTGACGGTGAGCAATGACACGTGGTTCGGCACCTCGATCGGCCCGCTGCAGCATTTGCAGATGGCGCAGATGCGCGCACTGGAAGCCGGGCGCTGGATGATCCGCGCCACCAACAACGGCGTCAGCGCGCTGATCAACCCGTTCGGCGAAATCACCACCACGGTGCCGCAATTCGAGCGCGCCGTGATGTACGGCGAAGTCACCCCGATGCAAAACCTCACGCCGTACCTGCACTGGCGCTCATGGCCGTTGATCGTGCTGTCGCTGTTGCTGATCGGCTGGGCGTTCTTTGCTGGCAGGATTGCGAAGGCTGTGTGA
- a CDS encoding HlyC/CorC family transporter has product MSEDRSSNGQKSWLGKLTQAFAHEPKNRQELLELLREAHQNKLLDSEALAIVEGAIQVADLQVRDIMVPRSQMISIKASQTPREFLPAVIDSAHSRYPVIGESHDDVLGVLLAKDLLPLILKEDGGSGDVKSLLRPATFVPESKRLNVLLREFRANHNHMAIVIDEYGGVAGLVTIEDVLEQIVGDIEDEHDVEEDSYIKPLPSGDFLVKALTPIESFNEFFDSGFSDDEFDTVGGLVMNAFGHLPKRNEITEIGAYRFRILSADSRRIHLLRLSPINRT; this is encoded by the coding sequence ATGAGCGAAGACCGATCGAGCAACGGGCAAAAGTCATGGTTGGGCAAACTGACCCAGGCATTTGCCCATGAGCCGAAAAACCGCCAGGAGCTCCTGGAGCTTTTGCGCGAAGCCCATCAGAACAAGCTGCTGGACAGCGAAGCGCTGGCCATCGTCGAAGGCGCCATTCAAGTCGCCGACCTGCAGGTCCGCGACATCATGGTGCCGCGTTCGCAGATGATCAGCATCAAGGCGAGCCAGACCCCACGCGAATTCCTGCCTGCCGTGATCGACTCGGCGCACTCGCGCTACCCGGTCATCGGCGAAAGCCACGATGACGTGCTGGGCGTATTGCTCGCCAAGGACCTGCTGCCGCTGATTCTCAAGGAAGACGGTGGCAGCGGCGACGTGAAAAGTCTTCTGCGCCCAGCGACCTTTGTCCCGGAATCCAAGCGCCTGAACGTGCTGTTGCGTGAATTCCGCGCCAACCACAATCACATGGCCATCGTCATCGACGAATACGGCGGCGTGGCGGGTCTGGTGACCATCGAAGACGTGCTCGAACAAATCGTTGGCGACATCGAAGACGAGCACGACGTCGAGGAAGACAGCTACATCAAGCCACTGCCCAGTGGCGACTTCCTGGTCAAGGCGCTGACCCCGATCGAGAGCTTTAACGAGTTCTTCGACAGCGGGTTCTCCGATGACGAATTCGACACCGTCGGCGGTCTGGTGATGAACGCGTTCGGGCATCTGCCCAAGCGTAATGAAATCACCGAAATCGGTGCGTACCGTTTCCGCATCCTGAGTGCCGACAGCCGTCGTATTCACTTGCTGCGCCTGAGCCCGATCAACCGCACGTAA
- the ybeY gene encoding rRNA maturation RNase YbeY: protein MLELDLQLASQASAPSEAQFRLWCEMGLRQRSADSELTIRLVDEAEGRELNKTWRHKDYATNVLSFPADVPDEMLDIPLLGDLVICVPVVAREAAEQGKSPDAHWAHLVIHGCLHLLGYDHIDDDEAEEMEALERELLAELGYPDPYADDESVDSLHPEAPNSDTPHLETSAKDHE, encoded by the coding sequence ATGCTTGAGCTGGATCTGCAACTTGCGAGTCAGGCCAGCGCGCCGAGCGAAGCCCAGTTCCGCCTCTGGTGTGAAATGGGCCTGCGCCAGCGTTCGGCTGACTCGGAACTGACCATTCGCCTCGTCGACGAAGCCGAAGGCCGAGAGCTGAACAAGACGTGGCGGCACAAGGATTACGCCACCAACGTGTTGTCGTTTCCTGCCGACGTCCCCGACGAGATGCTGGACATTCCGCTGCTGGGCGATCTGGTCATCTGCGTGCCGGTCGTTGCCCGCGAAGCCGCCGAACAGGGCAAATCACCGGACGCGCATTGGGCGCATCTTGTGATTCATGGCTGTCTGCATCTGTTGGGCTACGATCACATTGATGACGACGAAGCCGAAGAGATGGAAGCGCTGGAACGGGAGTTGCTTGCAGAGCTTGGCTATCCGGATCCCTACGCCGACGACGAATCTGTCGACTCTCTCCATCCAGAAGCACCCAATTCCGACACACCCCATTTAGAAACATCAGCCAAGGATCACGAGTAA
- a CDS encoding PhoH family protein yields MNAPIEPHRFSLEPIEAHRFANLCGQFDEHLRLIEQRLDIEIRNRGGQFEMIGERKQTTSAENLLRRLYRETKATELSPDMVHLFLQESGVEELDNHPAAEVGVALRTKKGMIRPRGLNQQRYVKEILANDINFGIGPAGTGKTYLAVAAAVDALERETIRRILLVRPAVEAGEKLGFLPGDLSQKIDPYLRPLYDALYEMLGFEYVAKLIEKQVIEVAPLAYMRGRTLNNSFIILDESQNTTVEQMKMFLTRIGFGSTAVITGDVTQIDLPKGTKSGLNHVIEVLKDVPGISFTHFKPKDVVRHPLVQRIVEAYERYEERNDNLAVPQGSRDTRRDA; encoded by the coding sequence TTGAACGCACCTATCGAACCACATCGCTTCAGCCTCGAACCTATCGAGGCTCACCGCTTCGCCAATCTGTGCGGGCAATTCGACGAGCATCTGCGCTTGATCGAACAGCGCCTGGACATCGAGATCCGCAATCGCGGAGGCCAGTTCGAGATGATCGGCGAGCGCAAACAAACCACCTCGGCAGAGAACCTGCTGCGCCGGCTGTATCGGGAAACGAAAGCGACCGAACTGTCCCCGGACATGGTTCATCTGTTCCTGCAGGAATCTGGCGTCGAAGAGCTGGACAACCACCCTGCTGCCGAAGTCGGCGTCGCTCTGCGTACCAAGAAAGGCATGATTCGCCCCCGTGGCTTGAATCAGCAGCGGTACGTGAAGGAAATCCTCGCCAACGACATTAACTTCGGCATCGGTCCGGCCGGTACCGGCAAGACCTATCTGGCAGTGGCCGCTGCGGTTGATGCGCTTGAGCGCGAGACCATCCGCCGCATCCTGTTGGTGCGTCCTGCCGTAGAAGCGGGCGAAAAGCTCGGCTTCCTGCCCGGTGACCTGTCACAGAAAATCGACCCGTACCTGCGCCCGCTGTATGACGCGCTGTACGAAATGCTCGGCTTCGAATACGTCGCCAAGCTGATCGAAAAGCAGGTCATCGAAGTCGCTCCGCTGGCTTACATGCGCGGTCGTACCCTTAATAACAGCTTCATCATTCTCGACGAGAGTCAAAACACCACCGTCGAGCAGATGAAAATGTTCCTGACCCGTATCGGCTTCGGCTCCACGGCCGTGATCACCGGTGACGTCACCCAGATCGACCTGCCCAAGGGCACGAAATCCGGTTTGAACCACGTCATCGAAGTGCTCAAGGACGTGCCGGGCATCAGCTTCACCCACTTCAAGCCCAAGGACGTCGTGCGCCATCCACTGGTGCAGCGCATCGTCGAAGCCTACGAGCGATACGAAGAACGCAACGACAACCTGGCCGTTCCCCAGGGTTCACGGGACACTCGCCGCGATGCTTGA
- the miaB gene encoding tRNA (N6-isopentenyl adenosine(37)-C2)-methylthiotransferase MiaB — MAKKLYIETHGCQMNEYDSSRMVDLLGEHQALEVTARAEDADVILLNTCSIRERAQDRVYSQLGRWRELKLANPDMVIAVGGCVASQEGAAIRDRAPYVDVVFGPQTLHRLPEMIDAARITRLPQVDVSFPEIEKFDHLPEPRVDGPSAYVSVMEGCSKYCTFCVVPYTRGEEVSRPFDDVINEVLHLAENGVREVTLLGQNVNGYRGTTHDGRLADLAELIRVVAAIDGIDRIRYTTSHPLEFSDSLIQAHAEVPELVKHLHLPVQSGSDRILAAMKRNHTVLEYKSRLRKLRAAVPDICISSDFIVGFPGETEKDHLQTMKLVEDVGMDFSYSFVYSARPGTPAADLPDDTSEEVKKERLKQLQDLINRQGQDISRKMAGTVQRILVTDYSKKDPGELQGRTENNRIVNFRCDNPRLIGQFTDVYIDSAQPHSLRGSLLQ, encoded by the coding sequence ATGGCCAAGAAGCTTTACATCGAAACCCACGGCTGCCAGATGAACGAGTACGACAGCTCGCGCATGGTCGATCTGCTGGGCGAACATCAAGCACTGGAAGTCACCGCACGGGCGGAAGACGCTGACGTCATCCTGCTCAACACTTGCTCCATCCGCGAGCGAGCGCAGGATCGGGTCTACTCCCAGCTTGGCCGCTGGCGCGAATTGAAGCTGGCAAACCCGGACATGGTCATCGCAGTCGGTGGCTGCGTGGCGAGTCAGGAAGGCGCGGCCATCCGTGATCGCGCGCCGTACGTCGACGTGGTGTTCGGCCCGCAGACCCTGCACCGTCTGCCGGAAATGATCGACGCGGCGCGCATCACGCGCCTGCCCCAGGTCGACGTGTCGTTCCCCGAAATCGAAAAATTCGACCATTTGCCCGAGCCCCGTGTCGATGGCCCGAGCGCTTATGTGTCGGTGATGGAAGGCTGCAGCAAGTACTGCACGTTCTGCGTGGTGCCTTACACCCGAGGCGAAGAAGTCAGCCGGCCGTTCGACGACGTCATTAACGAGGTCCTTCATCTGGCCGAGAACGGCGTGCGTGAAGTGACCCTGCTGGGCCAGAACGTCAACGGCTATCGCGGCACGACCCATGACGGGCGTCTCGCTGATCTGGCCGAGCTGATCCGCGTCGTCGCGGCCATCGACGGCATTGATCGCATTCGCTACACCACCTCGCACCCGCTGGAATTCTCCGACAGCCTGATTCAGGCCCACGCCGAAGTGCCGGAACTGGTGAAGCATCTGCATTTGCCCGTGCAATCAGGTTCCGACCGGATTCTCGCGGCGATGAAACGCAATCACACGGTGCTCGAATACAAATCACGCCTGCGCAAGCTGCGCGCGGCGGTGCCGGACATCTGCATCAGCTCCGACTTCATCGTCGGCTTCCCGGGCGAAACCGAGAAGGATCACCTGCAAACCATGAAGCTGGTGGAAGACGTCGGCATGGATTTCTCCTACTCCTTCGTTTACAGCGCGCGCCCTGGCACACCCGCGGCCGATCTGCCCGACGACACGTCGGAAGAAGTGAAGAAGGAACGCCTCAAGCAGCTGCAGGACCTGATCAACCGTCAGGGCCAGGACATCAGCCGCAAGATGGCGGGCACCGTGCAGCGGATTCTGGTCACCGATTATTCGAAGAAGGACCCCGGCGAATTGCAGGGCCGTACCGAGAACAACCGGATCGTCAATTTCCGCTGCGACAACCCCCGGCTGATCGGCCAGTTCACCGACGTTTACATCGACAGCGCCCAACCCCACTCGCTGCGCGGTTCGTTGTTGCAATAG
- a CDS encoding DUF1820 family protein, producing MTKREAPIYKVIFLNQGQVFEMYAKQIYQSDLWGFLEVEEFVFGERTTVVVDPSEEKLKAQFDGVVRSFVPMHSIVRIDEVERMGTAKITEARHTGNVMPFPMPMPDK from the coding sequence ATGACCAAACGCGAAGCTCCAATCTACAAGGTGATTTTTCTCAACCAGGGACAGGTGTTCGAGATGTACGCCAAACAGATCTATCAGAGCGATCTGTGGGGTTTTCTGGAAGTGGAAGAATTCGTCTTCGGCGAGCGCACCACCGTCGTGGTCGACCCGAGTGAAGAGAAGCTCAAAGCGCAGTTCGATGGCGTGGTGCGCAGCTTTGTGCCGATGCATTCGATCGTGCGGATCGATGAAGTGGAGCGGATGGGCACAGCGAAGATCACCGAGGCGCGTCACACCGGCAACGTCATGCCGTTTCCGATGCCGATGCCGGACAAGTAA
- a CDS encoding tetratricopeptide repeat protein, with protein sequence MNRTGRTLALGCLLLLHPLLANAGGNSLLIPAVGRCTLNTQPDNLPAALSACQQAAQDGDAQAQYELGEFYYEGKSAPRDLPQALNYFEKASLQGHAQAQYQLGLMFFRGEGVQANNIQAYIVLKMAAVNGSEDALDQADEVSAQMKREDLEVATQVLGQIFRKYLLELQTAEGRTPFAPFPDDSAKP encoded by the coding sequence ATGAATCGCACCGGCCGCACCCTTGCATTGGGCTGCCTGTTGCTTCTTCATCCCCTGCTGGCTAATGCAGGTGGCAACTCGTTGTTGATCCCGGCGGTGGGTCGTTGCACCCTCAATACCCAGCCAGACAACCTGCCAGCAGCGTTGTCCGCTTGTCAGCAGGCGGCTCAGGATGGGGATGCGCAGGCGCAATACGAGTTGGGGGAGTTCTATTACGAGGGCAAAAGTGCGCCACGTGACTTGCCCCAGGCACTCAATTACTTCGAAAAAGCTTCGTTGCAGGGGCATGCCCAGGCGCAGTACCAACTGGGCTTGATGTTCTTTCGTGGCGAAGGGGTGCAGGCCAACAACATTCAGGCGTATATCGTGCTGAAGATGGCCGCAGTCAATGGTTCGGAAGATGCGCTGGATCAGGCGGATGAAGTGTCCGCACAGATGAAGCGCGAAGATCTGGAAGTGGCCACGCAAGTGCTCGGGCAGATCTTCCGTAAATACCTGCTGGAGCTGCAGACCGCTGAAGGACGCACACCGTTTGCGCCCTTTCCGGACGACAGCGCCAAGCCCTGA
- the hemL gene encoding glutamate-1-semialdehyde 2,1-aminomutase, whose amino-acid sequence MSRSETLFANAQKHIPGGVNSPVRAFKSVGGTPLFFKHAVGAYVTDEDDKRYVDYVGSWGPMILGHSHPDVLDAVRKQLEHGLSYGAPTAMETEMADLVCAIVPSMEMVRMVSSGTEATMSAIRLARGFTGRDSIIKFEGCYHGHSDSLLVKAGSGALTLGVPSSPGVPAAFAKHTLTLPFNDIEAVKTMLADVGQEVACIIVEPVAGNMNCVPPAPGFLQGLRDACDEHGVVLIFDEVMTGFRVALGGAQAYYGVKPDLSTFGKIIGGGMPVGCFGGTREIMSHIAPLGPVYQAGTLSGNPLAMAAGLTTLRLISRPGFHDELSAFTTRLLEGLQQRADAAGIPFVTTQAGGMFGLYFSDAKEIVTFEDVMTSDANRFKQFFHLMLEGGVYLAPSAFEAGFTSIAHGDAELQQTLDAAEKAFAQLK is encoded by the coding sequence ATGTCCCGTTCTGAAACCCTGTTCGCCAACGCCCAGAAACACATCCCCGGCGGCGTCAACTCGCCGGTCCGCGCGTTCAAAAGCGTTGGTGGCACGCCGCTGTTTTTCAAACACGCGGTCGGCGCCTACGTCACCGATGAAGACGACAAGCGTTACGTCGATTACGTCGGTTCGTGGGGCCCGATGATTCTGGGCCACAGCCACCCGGACGTACTGGATGCCGTGCGCAAACAGCTTGAACACGGGCTGTCGTACGGCGCGCCGACTGCGATGGAAACCGAGATGGCCGATCTGGTCTGCGCGATCGTGCCGTCGATGGAAATGGTGCGCATGGTCAGCTCCGGCACCGAAGCGACCATGAGCGCGATCCGTCTGGCCCGCGGCTTTACCGGCCGGGACAGCATCATCAAATTCGAAGGCTGCTACCACGGCCACTCCGACAGCCTGCTGGTCAAAGCCGGCTCGGGCGCGCTGACCCTGGGCGTGCCGAGTTCGCCGGGGGTGCCGGCGGCATTCGCCAAACACACGCTGACCCTGCCGTTCAACGACATTGAAGCGGTCAAGACGATGCTCGCCGACGTCGGCCAGGAAGTGGCGTGCATCATCGTCGAGCCGGTGGCCGGCAACATGAATTGCGTGCCGCCCGCGCCGGGCTTCCTGCAAGGCCTGCGCGACGCCTGCGACGAGCACGGCGTGGTGCTGATTTTCGACGAAGTGATGACCGGTTTCCGCGTCGCCCTCGGTGGTGCGCAGGCGTACTACGGCGTCAAGCCGGACCTGAGCACGTTCGGCAAGATCATCGGCGGCGGCATGCCGGTGGGCTGTTTCGGCGGCACACGCGAAATCATGTCGCACATCGCCCCGCTGGGCCCTGTGTATCAGGCCGGTACGCTGTCAGGTAACCCGCTGGCGATGGCGGCGGGTCTGACCACCCTGCGCCTGATCAGCCGCCCGGGTTTCCACGACGAGTTGAGCGCGTTCACCACACGCCTGCTCGAAGGCCTGCAACAGCGCGCCGACGCTGCCGGTATCCCGTTCGTGACCACTCAGGCAGGCGGCATGTTCGGCCTGTACTTCAGCGACGCGAAGGAAATCGTCACCTTCGAGGACGTGATGACCAGCGACGCCAATCGCTTCAAGCAGTTCTTCCACTTGATGCTGGAAGGCGGCGTGTACCTGGCGCCGAGCGCGTTCGAAGCCGGCTTTACCTCGATCGCCCACGGCGACGCAGAGTTGCAGCAGACCCTGGATGCCGCAGAAAAGGCGTTCGCCCAGCTAAAATAA